One genomic window of Parasteatoda tepidariorum isolate YZ-2023 chromosome 9, CAS_Ptep_4.0, whole genome shotgun sequence includes the following:
- the LOC107438928 gene encoding uncharacterized protein — MEPEIVETKPAKPEIKESTRTSRGRKSKTEVVDVESEAKPKPSRRSARSSSNKEETPKKRPSRSIQAKRYTEDDEEDIEEIGGSKAEEEIDDKVDGTRKRKRESSPEETNKRVKEDENETTEKNIEEEKDTEEPVEEKIVSEKQAEEPMEVEECDSGIVSQDDSKSQEKEDISVSADDKITLDSKKEIENVSEIKDVTDNKDSSCLEKTAEISTSETKQEIESSTARDSKQSEEIKEDVKDNIPNQVIPEKECENQTAATINDQASDKPQPMDSTSESEQLPVSNKVPEINSESSKLDTEKEDLKNTETHANDISESKNCESKIESSVINVATENIVPAANAHSVTDNSDSSLNGTENLSNSVNPISVSEVPSINVEQSDSVVPKANGAHDVHESTNSIQGQCILPGRKYTLNSKLSENIRQSVKNKAFGFLSYNLGSEYNVQKEKLLHELHQLNSQIICLQQVPKPFYSSVLEPSLDALGYKGVFCQPEDSLRGMATFFKTSQFRLNEQAEISLRQLVDKELETSALEPSSKAAVKSYIKRCGNALLTHFASVIGTQTVNVLNVQIPPSDLSAHALQVSSLAREVIRINGGTNKPLLIGGEFNISENDASYQLLRDGYLSNDMIDELQRRKDIAVPEKENSSLVDLLWKSFQHPSSSLCSCYSSVLGHELLIPELKRTSSDLLWYSSDSLHTVGIVDVDSNKLGDRHFSLKADVAFSI; from the exons ATGGAGCCTGAAATTGTTGAAACTAAACCAGCTAAACCGGAAATAAAAGAATCTACTCGAACTAGTCGTGGAAGAAAATCTAAAACTGAGGTTGTTGATGTGGAATCTGAAGCTAAACCAAAACCATCAAGAAGAAGTGCAAGATCCTCATCAAATAAGGAAGAAACACCCAAGAAAAGACCTTCTCGAAGCATTCAAGCGAAACGATACACGGAAGATGATGAGGAAGATATTGAAGAAATTGGTGGTTCTAAAGCTGAAGAAGAAATTGATGATAAAGTTGATGGTACACGAAAGCGTAAAAGAGAATCCTCTCCAGAAGAAACTAACAAACGAGTGAAGGAAGATGAGAATGAAACAACAGAAAAGAATATAGAAGAAGAGAAAGATACAGAAGAACctgttgaagaaaaaattgtttcagaaaAGCAAGCTGAAGAACCTATGGAAGTTGAAGAATGTGATTCTGGTATTGTTTCCCAAGATGACTCTAAAAGTCAAGAAAAAGAGGACATATCTGTTTCTGCGGATGATAAAATAACTCTtgatagtaaaaaagaaattgaaaatgtatcagaAATAAAGGATGTTACAGATAACAAAGATTCATCTTGCTTAGAGAAAACTGCTGAAATTTCAACTTCTGAAACCAAACAAGAAATTGAATCGTCTACTGCCCGTGATTCAAAACAATCTGAGGAAATAAAGGAGGATGTTAAGGATAATATTCCTAATCAAGTTATTCCAGAGAAGGAATGTGAAAATCAAACTGCTGCTACTATCAACGACCAAGCGTCAGATAAACCACAGCCAATGGACTCTACATCTGAGTCAGAACAATTGCCTGTTTCTAACAAAGTTCCAGAAATTAACTCAGAATCTTCAAAATTAGACACagaaaaagaagatttaaaaaacactgAAACTCATGCCAATGACATTTCTGAGTCCAAAAATTGTGAATCTAAGATTGAATCATCTGTTATAAATGTGGCAACTGAAAACATAGTTCCTGCAGCAAATGCTCATTCTGTAACTGATAACTCAGATTCTTCTTTAAATGGGACAGAAAATCTTAGTAACTCTGTTAATCCGATTTCTGTCTCAGAAGTTCCCAGCATTAATGTAGAACAATCTGACAGTGTTGTTCCAAAAGCAAATGGTGCACATGATGTGCATGAAAGCACAAATTCAATTCAAGGGCAATGTATTTTGCCTGGACgtaaatatactttaaactCGAAATTAAGCGAAAATATTCGTcaatctgtaaaaaataaagcatttggATTTTTATCATACAATTTAGGGTCCGAGTATAatgtacaaaaagaaaaactcctGCATGAACTTCATCAACTCAATTCACAAATTATTTGCTTACAGCAAGTCCCTAAACCTTTTTATTCATCTGTTTTAGAGCCTAGTCTGGATGCTCTTGGTTACAAGGGTGTTTTCTGTCAACCTGAAGATAGTTTAAGAGGAATGgccacatttttcaaaacatcacAATTTCGACTTAATGAACAAGCTGAGATTTCTTTAAGACAACTTGTTGACAAA GAATTGGAAACATCTGCATTGGAACCCTCCAGTAAAGCTGCTGTAAAATCATACATCAAACGTTGTGGCAATGCTCTTCTAACTCACTTTGCTTCTGTCATTGGAACTCAAACAGTGAATGTTCTTAATGTACAGATTCCACCATCGGATCTTAGTGCTCATGCTTTACAG gtgTCTTCATTGGCTAGAGAAGTCATTAGAATCAATGGTGGAACTAACAAACCTCTCTTAATTGGAGGAGAATTTAACATATCTGAAAATGATGCATCCTATCAACTACTTAGGGATGGATATCTCAGCAATGACATGATTGATGAGCTTCAACGAAGAAAAGATATTGCTGTACCTGAAAAAGAA aattCTTCGTTGGTTGATTTACTTTGGAAGTCTTTCCAACACCCGTCCTCAAGTTTGTGTAGCTGCTATTCATCTGTGTTG GGTCATGAGCTGCTTATTCCAGAACTTAAAAGAACATCATCTGACCTGTTGTGGTACAGCTCTGATAGTCTACACACTGTTGGCATTGTTGATGTCGATTCAAATAAACTTGGTGATCGTCATTTCTCTTTGAAAGCTGATGTGgctttttcaatttga